From a single Apium graveolens cultivar Ventura chromosome 2, ASM990537v1, whole genome shotgun sequence genomic region:
- the LOC141697749 gene encoding uncharacterized protein LOC141697749: MEVQNEENCSPWWTLYVDGAVNSKGAGAGVVLLSPEGHRLQSAIHFDFYVTNNDAEYEALIAGLKLALEMKVENLNNYSDSVLVVWHIRGGFQDRGPRIDLYIRYSQELMKKFKEVHLEQIPRSENSNANALAKLGSEKEVTLLGFIPSEVQ, from the coding sequence ATGGAGGTCCAGAATGAGGAAAACTGCTCTCCATGGTGGACCTTATATGTGGATGGAGCAGTGAATAGTAAAGGAGCAGGTGCAGGTGTAGTACTGTTGAGCCCAGAAGGACACAGGCTGCAAAGTGCGATTCATTTTGATTTCTATGTAACAAATAATGATGCAGAGTATGAAGCTCTAATTGCAGGCCTGAAGCTAGCTTTAGAAATGAAGGTAGAGAATCTTAATAATTACAGTGATTCAGTGCTTGTGGTCTGGCATATTCGAGGAGGCTTCCAAGATAGAGGTCCACGGATAGACCTATATATAAGGTACTCCCAAGAATTGATGAAAAAATTCAAAGAGGTTCATTTGGAGCAGATTCCAAGGTCAGAGAATTCAAATGCCAATGCTCTCGCAAAGTTGGGTTCGGAAAAGGAAGTTACCCTGTTAGGATTCATTCCATCGGAGGTGCAGTAG